In Rhodopirellula halodulae, a single window of DNA contains:
- a CDS encoding addiction module protein, with product MSPTPTAAEVIKVALQLPAGDRAEIVNALLLTLDENDSTASVELDPAWSDEMKRRIDEIDSGAVQTVSSDQVWERIGGRVSGES from the coding sequence ATGTCTCCCACCCCAACCGCCGCCGAAGTTATCAAGGTCGCATTGCAATTGCCCGCTGGCGATCGTGCGGAGATTGTCAACGCGCTTCTGCTGACGCTTGACGAGAACGATTCGACTGCGTCAGTCGAGTTAGACCCGGCTTGGTCTGACGAGATGAAACGCCGCATCGACGAAATCGACAGCGGAGCGGTTCAGACCGTTTCGTCGGATCAAGTTTGGGAACGGATTGGTGGGCGGGTCAGTGGCGAATCCTGA
- a CDS encoding HesB/IscA family protein: MIVVAACCLFVGCDASSQSGNIEEKQLANEVITLTEAAEASLSEFMASDPSAELLEMSVDFDDPTTCTGYRYNLSLASELPNDEFVFAQSRGVDIAIAKSSLEFVRGTAIDWIPLGDGQEGFYFHNPNSDAPMPDHVRGYYDSIEADSNSDTAHFQH, from the coding sequence ATGATCGTTGTAGCTGCCTGCTGTCTTTTCGTTGGCTGTGATGCGTCCTCTCAAAGCGGCAACATCGAAGAGAAGCAACTTGCGAACGAAGTCATCACGTTGACCGAAGCAGCGGAAGCTTCCTTGAGCGAGTTCATGGCTTCTGATCCCTCTGCTGAACTGCTTGAGATGTCAGTCGACTTCGACGACCCGACAACGTGCACCGGGTACCGCTATAACTTGTCCTTGGCATCAGAATTACCGAACGACGAGTTCGTTTTCGCTCAATCCCGCGGCGTTGATATTGCGATCGCCAAGTCGAGCCTTGAATTCGTTCGAGGGACCGCCATTGATTGGATCCCGCTCGGTGATGGACAGGAAGGTTTCTATTTCCATAATCCGAACTCGGATGCACCGATGCCGGATCACGTTCGCGGGTACTACGATTCGATCGAAGCAGATTCGAATTCTGATACCGCACATTTTCAACATTGA
- a CDS encoding addiction module protein, whose product MSIDLPLDSMSVAEKMEAMETIWSSLCQKPGDVQSPQWHEEVLAERTRRLANGEASVSRWSDAKARLLKLGQ is encoded by the coding sequence ATGTCGATTGATCTTCCCCTCGATTCCATGTCTGTCGCTGAAAAGATGGAAGCGATGGAAACTATTTGGTCGAGTCTTTGTCAGAAGCCCGGTGACGTGCAATCTCCGCAGTGGCACGAAGAAGTGCTTGCCGAACGCACTCGCCGTCTCGCAAATGGCGAGGCGAGCGTATCAAGGTGGAGTGATGCAAAAGCTCGTCTTTTGAAGCTCGGTCAATGA
- a CDS encoding thioredoxin family protein, with protein MQIPVASITKKNTTVLTCGVPRGAAVSRERGHAVAQTRGSINNKPEALPGRSGSPLFNEAGTKFVGLVAWRTGDGHGLAMNAAWVRAFVRGEVSKAESELPDDAIPLWQSRVRLVLVTSHGCQPCELQKQSMPDDVRYESVDIENVIAKGYNVSVTPTLMVFVDNQLKHTASGLLRSDRLQAFLARWGFSNRNEEDQPDDADLSDDLNPWSNPRR; from the coding sequence GTGCAGATCCCCGTCGCGTCAATTACAAAGAAGAACACCACCGTGCTGACCTGCGGAGTCCCACGAGGGGCCGCCGTCAGCCGTGAACGTGGTCACGCTGTCGCGCAAACGCGAGGCTCGATCAACAACAAGCCCGAAGCATTGCCCGGTCGCAGTGGTTCGCCGCTGTTCAACGAAGCGGGAACCAAATTCGTCGGCCTCGTCGCATGGCGAACCGGCGACGGTCATGGACTCGCCATGAACGCGGCTTGGGTGCGTGCATTCGTTCGTGGCGAAGTCTCCAAAGCCGAAAGCGAGCTCCCCGACGACGCGATCCCGCTTTGGCAATCTCGCGTGCGTTTGGTTCTCGTCACGTCACATGGTTGCCAACCCTGCGAACTGCAAAAGCAGTCGATGCCCGACGACGTTCGCTACGAATCTGTGGACATCGAGAACGTCATCGCGAAGGGCTACAACGTCAGCGTAACGCCAACGCTGATGGTGTTCGTTGATAACCAGCTCAAGCACACCGCAAGCGGCCTGCTTCGCAGCGATCGCTTGCAAGCGTTCCTCGCCCGCTGGGGGTTCTCTAACCGAAACGAAGAAGACCAACCCGACGACGCCGACCTCTCCGACGACCTGAACCCATGGAGCAATCCCCGCCGCTGA
- a CDS encoding DUF2314 domain-containing protein, translated as MLKALRRTTTSSSIFVFVVLLNLALGCNQPVEQTTESSNFIKVEGDDPEMDSAIETAQETFDYFRKHWQDPSFDGYSVKFALPTPDDDLEHIWFEPTAIDGDQITASCANDPVNLPDLQYGDSRTVGLDSLSDWMLVKGNQCYGGYTIRVLTKRSPEAAPPLEFMDVPSD; from the coding sequence TTGCTGAAAGCACTTCGCCGAACGACCACCTCGAGTTCGATCTTTGTCTTCGTGGTGCTGTTGAACCTCGCACTCGGTTGCAACCAACCCGTGGAGCAGACGACTGAGTCATCCAATTTCATCAAGGTCGAAGGCGACGATCCTGAAATGGACTCGGCGATCGAGACCGCTCAAGAGACGTTCGACTACTTCAGGAAGCATTGGCAAGACCCAAGTTTCGATGGGTACAGCGTCAAGTTTGCACTCCCGACTCCCGACGACGACCTCGAACACATTTGGTTTGAACCAACAGCAATCGATGGCGATCAGATCACAGCATCGTGTGCCAATGATCCCGTCAATTTGCCGGACTTGCAGTACGGTGACTCGCGAACGGTCGGCTTGGATTCCCTATCAGATTGGATGCTGGTGAAGGGCAACCAGTGCTACGGCGGATACACGATTCGCGTGCTGACGAAGAGATCTCCGGAGGCGGCACCACCGCTCGAATTCATGGATGTCCCCAGCGATTGA
- a CDS encoding sugar O-acetyltransferase, which yields MKIEKEKMLAGEPYNPGDPALLERWHEAKRLLRLYEQTPTTDRARLTEILGELLGSHGDGVWITAPFFADYGDNIHLGSNCEINANCVFLDCNTITIGDNALIAPGVHIYTAYHPLSPRERFGDPSSGDFAFCKTQAKPVVIGDNVWIGGGSIIMPGIRIGNGVTIGAGSVVTKDIPDGVLAFGNPCRVIREID from the coding sequence GTGAAGATTGAGAAGGAAAAGATGCTGGCGGGTGAACCCTACAACCCGGGTGATCCTGCGCTGCTGGAACGATGGCACGAAGCCAAACGGCTGTTGCGTCTCTACGAGCAAACTCCAACGACGGACCGCGCTCGTTTGACGGAAATCCTGGGTGAGTTGCTTGGTTCGCACGGCGATGGTGTTTGGATCACCGCCCCGTTCTTTGCGGACTACGGTGACAACATTCATCTGGGTAGCAATTGCGAGATCAACGCCAACTGCGTCTTCCTGGATTGCAACACCATCACCATCGGCGACAACGCATTGATCGCTCCCGGCGTGCACATCTACACGGCCTACCATCCGCTCAGTCCACGAGAAAGATTCGGCGATCCATCGTCGGGTGACTTTGCGTTCTGCAAGACTCAAGCCAAACCAGTCGTGATCGGCGACAACGTCTGGATTGGAGGCGGCAGCATCATCATGCCCGGTATCCGCATCGGAAACGGAGTGACCATCGGCGCTGGCAGCGTCGTCACCAAAGACATTCCCGATGGCGTCCTGGCGTTCGGCAATCCATGCCGAGTCATTCGTGAAATTGATTGA
- a CDS encoding type II toxin-antitoxin system RelE/ParE family toxin, producing the protein MIVNISSDAEADIADGFWFYEGQNAGLGDYFRSAIIADIESLAIYGGVHEQVYGYYRSLSRRFPFTIYYRVDNDVVLVVAVIDARRSPSWTRRRLDR; encoded by the coding sequence ATGATCGTCAATATCAGCAGTGACGCAGAAGCAGACATTGCCGATGGATTTTGGTTTTACGAAGGACAGAACGCAGGACTGGGAGACTATTTTCGATCTGCAATTATCGCTGATATCGAATCGCTTGCGATTTATGGTGGCGTTCATGAACAAGTCTACGGCTATTACCGTTCGCTTTCGCGGCGGTTCCCATTCACGATCTACTATCGCGTTGATAATGACGTGGTCTTAGTGGTTGCTGTAATCGACGCAAGACGCAGTCCATCATGGACGCGGAGGCGTCTGGACCGTTAA